From the genome of Longimicrobium sp.:
CGCGCAGGTTTCCCTGGAACAGCCTGTACAGCCGGCCAACCGCTTCGCGCGTCACGGCTATTCCATGCGGCCGCTCGTCCGAAACCGCCAGGTACTCATACCGTCGCTCCAGCAATTCATACAGCTCATCTTCGCCGAGCGGCTGCAACGAGCCAGGATTGCTGAACACGCTGCGCAATTGCTCCTGGCTGGAGATGATGGTGCGAATGGCATCATCCGTCCCGACCAAGATGTAGTGAAACCCGGCATGCATCAGGGCGGAGTCCCGAAGATCCCGGATGATCTGGGCGGCGCGGGCCTGATCCGGCTCTGCGACGTTCTCCAGGTTGTCGAGATGAATGAGTATCCCCGGTGCCTGCAGGTGGTCGTGGGCAATCGCGCTGAGATCGCGAAGCAGCCGGGCGGGCTGAACGGCCAGTGCACCCGGGCCGGTAAATCGATGGGGCCCTGCGCCGCTGCCCACTCCACCGACGCCGGGAAGCGAGACGGTAACGCTGTACGACCGCGCACGCTCGACGTCCAGCAGCTGCCTGACGTCCTGCATGGCGTCGAGGTTCAGGAGGGTCTTGTCGCGTGCGCCGAGCGCATCGTGCACCGACCCCAGGACCTTCAATAGCAGATCCTCGGCGGTCGCTGCGCTGGTAACCGGGATCGCCTCGGATTCCGCCAGCCAGCCGCTCTCAGCCGCGGCCGCTTTCACGTACTGCACGAGCGTTGTCTTTCCGACTCCCGGCGGCCCCTGGACGGCATGGCGGCTGTGAGGGGCACCGCCAAGGCCGCGCAGGATGTGGTCTGCCTCGCGCTTCCGTCCGACGAACAGACTCACCGGATAGTGGCCACCCGTGCTCGGGTCCAGTGGATCCTGAAAGAACGGGCTTTCTCGCAGGTTCAGGATGTTCCAGATGTTGGTGACAGCCATGGCGCCAGATCGGGAGCGAGGAACTCGAAAGTGTACAGAGTCTACTCGTCCCCGCGTGCTTGGGCCAGCATCGAATTAATTCGGGGTTGGCGCCGGACAAATTCGAAGTAATTCATCGGGCGCTCGATAACACTGGGTGCAACGGAATTTATCCGGGGTTCCGACCGGAGTAATTCGAAGTAATTCCTGTCCCCGGGAAAGGGCCCTATCCAGCCGTCGCAGCTGAAAGGTCCACGGGGTCGGTGTATGGCTCCATGACTTCCCTGTACTCGTCCAAGAGCGACGGCGGAGCGGGCACCTTCTTCTGCTCCACCATCGACTGCAGCATCAGCGCGTTGGCGACCGCCTTGCCGCGGAAGTGGTTGTTGGTTACCACGAACACGTCTTCCGTCGGCGCCTCCGCGGCGATCTCGGCGGTGCGCGTGGCCCAGGGCTGCAGTTCCTCCGCCGTGTACAGGTAGTCGTAGCGCTCGTCGCGCCCCGCCTTTTCCCGGAACCAGTCCTTGTAGTTGCGGCCGTGCACCCGCACGTATCCTACCGGCGACGTCACGTGCGCGGTGGGCTTGATGCTGTCGTGAAAGAGCGGCTGGTCGATGTTCACGAACCCGATTCCCCGCTCCATCAGGCCGCGGAAGAACTCGGGCGTGTTCCAGGTGGCGTGGCGAACCTCCAGGACGAGGGGGTAGCCGGCGAACGTCGTCGTCACGTCGTTCAGCCACTCGCGGTTCTCGTCCGTGCGCCGGAACGACCAGGGAAATTGCAGGAGCACCGCGCCCAGGCGCCCGCTTTCCATCATGGGATCGAACCCCGCGCGCACCTCGTCCACCTCCGTGGCCGTCCACGCCGCGGTGCGCTGGTGAGTGAAGCGCTGGTGAAGCTTGAGGGTGAAGCGGAAGTCGGGGAACTCCTCCACGCGCCGCACCCAGCTCTGCACCGTCGTCGCGCGGGGCGGGCCGTAGAACGACGAGTTGATCTCTACCGTGTCGAAGTACCCGGCCAGGTAGCGAAGGGGATCGAACCCCTTGGGCTTGGGCGCGGGGTAGACGACGCCCTCCCAGTCCTTGTACTGAAACCCCGCCGGCCCGTACCGTATCATCGCCGCTCCCGGTTCGCTATCGCACCTGTGGCGGCAAATGGGGCAAGGTTCAGACCTGCCCCGCGTTGGCGCTGGGACTTTCGCTTCGGCTTCAGTTGTTTACGTTCATTAAGTCCTGGATCGGATCCTCGCGGTTTCTCCCCTTCCTCACATTCGCCCGCCCCCACGATGGCCCTGAATGCCTGCCGCCAATGCGGCACTCCCATGCCCGCCCATTCCCGTGAATGCCCGAAGTGCGGGGCCACGCTGGCGCCCGGTCCGATCGCGTACCGCCCCCCACCGCCCCGCCCGCCGCAGGAGCCGGAGGGCTCCTCGTGGCGGACCGCAGCCGGATGGGTGCTCCTTCTGGCCGTGCTTACGGTATGTGGGATCTTCTTCTACCGCGTGTCCGCCGCGATAGACCAGCATGCCCTGGCAGAGGCGGAGGTGGAGCGGGAACACGAGCAGGTGCTCACCGCCCTCGCATGGGTGCAGGACACCCTGCCCACCACCCCGGCCCCGGACAGCGGTCCCATGCCCACCTCCCCCCTGGCCAAGCGGATGTGGGTGATCCGGCGGATGGAGGTGGCCCGGGCGGTATGGGAGCGGGAGATCAGGGCGCGGCACGGCGCCAGCGGCCACAACCCGCCCGCTCCGTGGCCCTCCGTGCAGTACCAGGGAAACGCACGCTCCCACCCCGCCCTGGCAAAGTGGTTCGAAGGACGCGTGGCGGCGGCCTCGGAGATCCGGCAGGCGTCCGCCGCCTGGATCGACGAGCGCACCGCCGCGTTCGCGAAAGAGTCGGGAATGCCCGCCGCGGAGATCGCCGCGATTTTTCCGCGCGACCACCGCGGCGTGCCGGAGGCGGAGGCGAAAGTGGCGGAGGCGTTTCTGGAGGTGCACCGCCACCTCGTGAACACGGACCCGTGGGTGCGCCCCGGCGAGGGACACTCGTTGGCCTACCAGCGCGAGGACGATCTCCTCCGCTACAACGAACTCGCGCAGAAGCTGGACGAGGCTGCGCGCGTCACGAACATGGCGCGGGCGCGAAGGATCACCACGGTGGTCGCTGCGCTGCCGCGCGCGATCCGCGTGATCCGGAGGTAAACCCGCCGTTCGAAGATGCGAGGAGGGCCGCCCCCGCGAGGGCGGCCCTTCGAACATCATCTGCCGATCCGCATCGGGGCGGCGAACCCCATCCGCCGAAACAAGTTGCCGCCTCCGTGCGTAGTGCCGCATTCACGCGGGTTGCGCAGGGGCCGCCCGCGCGTGAACTTGCGTCCGGCCCCATCCACCACACTTGCCCCTTTCGGAGCACGCCCATGGCCCTCTTCGACTTCATCAAGACCGAGCTGATCGACATCGTCGAGTGGCTGGACCAGACCGGCGACACGATGGTGTACCGGTTTCAGCGGCACGACAACGAGATCAAGAACGGCGCGCAGCTGATCGTGCGGCCTGGACAGGCCGCGGTGTTCGTGGACCAGGGCGAGATCGCGGACGTCTTCCCCCCCGGGCGCTACGAGCTGACGACGGAGAACCTGCCGGTGCTTTCCACCCTGCGCGGATGGAAGTACGGCTTCAACTCGCCGTTCAAGGCCGAGGTGTACTTCGTCGCCACAAAGGTGTTCACCGACCTCAAGTGGGGCACCAAGAACCCCATCATGCTGCGCGACCCCGAGTTCGGGCCGGTGCGGCTGCGGGCGTTCGGCACGTACGCGGTGCGGGTGAGCGAGCCGGCCAAGTTCATCGCGCAGATCGTGGGCACCAACGGCGTGTTCACCACGGACGGAATTTCCGACCAGGTGCGCAACTTCATGGTGTCGCGCTTTACCGAGGCGCTGGGCGAGGGCAAGATCCCCGCGCTGGACCTGGCCGCCAACTTCTCGGAGCTCGGGCAGGCGGTAAAGACGGTCATCGGGCCCGAAGTGGGCGAGTACGGCCTGGAGGTGACCACCTTCCTGGTGGAGAACATCTCCCTGCCGGAAGAGGTGGAAAAGGCGCTCGACAAGCGCACCAGCATGGGCGTGATCGGCAACCTGGGCGCGTACTCGCAGTTCCAGGCGGCCAACGCCATGGAGCAGGCCGCCAAGAACCCCGGCGGCGGGGCCGGCGAGGGGATGGGGCTGGGGCTGGGCTTCGGGATGGCGCAGCAGATGGCCAACGCGTTCAATCAGAACCCGGCGGGCGCGGCGACCGCGGGCGGGCCTCCGCCACTGCCCGGCGCAGCGCAGTTCTACGTTGCGCTGGGTGGCACGCAGGCGGGGCCGTTCGGGATGGATGCGCTGCGCGGCCACGTGGCGGGCGGGCAGCTGACTCCGGACACGCTGGTGTGGCAGCAGGGGATGGCGGCCTGGACGCCGGCCAGCCAGGTAGAGGCGCTCCGCCCGCTCTTCGGGGCCGGGCCGCCGCCGCTGCCCACGGCGTAAAATCCTGATCCGGCGGGGCCATCAACCGGCCTCGCCGAGCGTTGGGCACCCGCCCCGACGACAGGCGTGGGAGTGGAGATGCAACACCAGGGGTGCCCTCCATGGATGGGGGCGCCCCTGGCGTGTCGATGGGTACATCAGGCTCAGGTGAGCGGTGAACCCGCCGCAACTACAGCGGAAAGCCTCCCAAACCGCGGGAGGCTGGGACTGGCTGCACACCGCACTCAGGCATCAGGCGTTCCCGATCGCGAACAGCAGCATCCCCACGAGGCCGTACCCGTACATTGCGCCCGTACGGCGCCATGCCTCGGTGACGAACCGCTCGCCGTCGGGCGAGTACAGGTGCTTCTGCCACCGGAGGGGCACGAACAAATATGAGCCGAAGGATTCACCGGGTACCCGGAACCGCTGCATCCGCTGATCGGCCACCCACGCCTGCAGGCCGCGAAGCACAGCCATCGCGAGAAGGGCGAATCCAGCGATCGTGAACACTATCATCATTCGATCCTGGCACACACAGGAACGGAGGGTGTACGCGGAAGCCGGCCAGCACGATGTCGCACAGGGATGAACGCATTCCTGTGTCTGAGGGTTTCACCACGGTGACAGCGGATTTACGGGCACTGGCGGCCGAGGCCCAGGGTTCCGTGTCGCTACCGCGCCCATGGTTGGAGGCGCCTCAGGTTAGATCCTTCGCCCCGTGAAGCACGGTCTACGGGCGAGTGCGGTGCGCTTGGGGCTCAGGATGACAGGTTGTGGTGCACGCCAGAAGTGTGGACCGCACGACGCTGGCTCCCTTCCCCCGCGCAGTTTGCGGGGGAAGGGCTGGGGATGGGGGGCTCCCGCGGGATGCGCCACAGCCTGACGAAGCGCGTCTCGCGTTCTCCGACGAACGAATCCGGGCCGGGAGCATCGCGCTCTCGGCCCGGTTCGTTCTTGCGCGCCGCGGTCAGAGGCGCGGATACTTCTCGTGATCCACCGTGTGCGCGTCGCGGCTTCCGGGGCGCGCCTCGGGCGTCTCCTGCGAGAGGTCGTCCTGCTTGCCCTCGCGCTTCAGGTCGATGCGCTGCTGGTGCGACATGCCGTTCTGCGCCTCGTTGCGCTGGTGGCTGGCACCCGTGGTCGCCCCGACCTCGCTGGGCTTCTTGCCCTCGGCCTTGGCGTCGCGCGCCGCCTGCCGCTTCTGCTCCTCGTTGCCTTCCATCTGCTTGCCCATATCGCTCCTCCTGAAGGAGTCGTTGTGAGGGGCGCACATCCGAGCAAACCGCGTACCGCCCGCCATATGGACATCCGCATCCGCCCCCCCGCCGACGCCGACCTCCCCGCCTTGGCTGCCCTGATGGCTGACCTCGGCTATCCCGCGTCGCCCGAGCAGCTGCGCGCACGGCTGGCGCGCATCCACGGCAATCACGAGTACGCCACCCTCGTCGCGGAGGTGGACGGCGAGGTGGTAGGGATGATCGGCCTGCAGCGGGGATGGGCGTACGAGCACGACCGGCCGGTCGTGCGCATCCTGGCGCTGGTAGTCAGCGAGGTGATGCGCGGCCGGGGCGTGGGGGCGCGGCTGGTGGACGAAGCGGAAGAGTGGGCCGACGAGCGCGGGGCGTACGCCGTGCACCTGACGACATCGCTGCACCGCGACGAGGCGCACCGGTTCTACGAGCGGATGGGCTTCGAGCGGACCGGGTGGCGCTACGTCAGGCGGATGGACTGACGGCGATCAGGGCTGCCAGGTGATCAACGCCACGCCACCCGCCACAAACAGGATCAGCCCGAGCATGCGGACGCTGGTGGAGCCCGCCTCGGGCTCTTCGGCGCGGCGCCACACGGCGCGGCTGACGTGCTCGTCGGCAAGGATCAGGGCGAGGCCCAGGAGAACGGACGCAATACCGAGGATTGCGGGCATGGACGGCTCCAGCGGGGGGATCAAGAAGAGGGGAACTGCGTCCGCCGCCGGGAACAGACGGCGGACGCAGATCAATATGGCGCGGCCCGTCCGGGGCGCAAGGGCGTCGTCAGCGGACGGTGAAGGGCTCCGTCGACACCCGCTCGGCATCCCCATCCGACTCCTCGATGCGCGTGCTGACCCGGTACGTGCCCGCGCGAAGGTCCGCGGGGAGCGGCAGCTGGCCCGTGGCGCGTTCACCGGGCTTCAGCGAGAGCAAAATGCCCAGGCACGTGGTCCCCGTGCCTTCCGCCGGCGTCCACCCCGTGCTCGAAAAGCGCTCCAGCTGGCTGAAGCAGAGGTTGTATCCCACGCTGCCGTCTGAGGTGTTCGCCAGTTCCAGCGTCGCCGCCTCTCCCGCGGCGTACTTCGAACGGTCGGTGCGCAGCGTGGCATCGGCGTCCTCCTGGGGAAGCAGTCCGTTGGCGCATCCCCCGCACACCAGCACGAGCAGCAGGGCCAGCATCTTTTTCATCGTGACGTCCTTCGGAGGCTTGGATTGAATCACCTGTCTTCGAATCTGCCGGAACAACGCGCGCGGCCCGCCCGGTGTGACACCCGGCTTGACACCCCCCGGCGCGCGTTCGATTGTAGGAGTTCCCACACGTGTATACGGAATCCGCAACCGACGGACGGAGGCGCACCGCTTTGATTTCGTTCAGAACACGCCGCGCTGCCTGTGCGCTGGCGCTAAGCGCCGGAGTGCTGGCATCGGCGCGCGCGGAGGCGCAGCAGCGGCTGACCAGCCCCGAGCAGCACTTCGGCCACGCCATCGGCGCCGACTACGTGCTGCCCAACTACCAGGCGCTGACGGCGTACTGGCGCAAGCTGGACGCCGAGAGCGACCGGATGACCATGGTGGACATCGGCCGCACGGCCGAGGGGCGCACCCAGCTGATGGCCATCGTCACCAGCCCCCAGAACCACCGCACCCTCGAGCGCTACCGCGAAATCAGCCGCACCCTGGCCATGGGCCGGGCGGACAGCGCCACGGCCGCGCGGCTGGCGGCGGAAGGCAAGGCGGTGGTGTGGATCGACGGCGGGCTGCACGCCAACGAGGTGCTGGGCGCGCAGCAGCTGATGGAAACGCTGTGGCAGTTCGTCAGCCGCGACGACGCCGAGACGCGGCGCATTCTGGACGACGTGATCATCCTGTTCGTGCACGCCAACCCGGACGGCATGGACCTGGTCAGCGACTGGTACATGCGCAATCCCAACCGCGAGGCGCGCTCCACGGGCAACATTCCGCGGCTGTACCAGAAGTACATCGGCCACGACAACAACCGGGACTTCTACGCCTCGACGCAGCCCGAGACGGAGAACATGAACCGGGTGATGTACCGCGAGTGGTTCCCGCAGATCGTCTACAACCACCACCAGACGGGCCCCACCGGCACGGTGATGTTCGCGCCGCCCTTCCGTGACCCGTTCAACTACGTGTACGACCCGCTGATCGCCACCGGCATCGACATGGTGGGCAGCGCCATGCACAACCGCTTCATCGCGGAGCGGAAGCCGGGCGTCACCACGCGCCGCGGCGCCAACTACAGCACCTGGTGGAACGGCGGCCTGCGCACGACGACGTACTTTCACAACATGATCGGGCTGCTGACGGAAACCATCGGCAATCCCACGCCCATGGACATTCCGTTCGTGCCCAGCCGGCAGCTTCCCAGCACCGACTTGGTGTCGCCCATCGCGCCGCAGCGGTGGCACTTCCGCCAGTCCATCGACTACTCGGTGACGGCCAACTACGCGGTGCTCGATTACGCCAGCCGCTACCGGCCCACGCTCCTGATGAACTTCTGGCGGATGGGCCGCAACTCCATCGAGCGCGGCAGCACCGACAGCTGGACCACGTATCCGCGCCGGGTGGATTCGGTGCGCGCGGTGATCGCGTCGGAGCGACAGGGGCAGCGCAACGACGGAACGGGGGTGATGTCGGCCGGGGGGCTGTTCCAAGGCGCGCCGAACGCGCAGGAGTCCGCGCGCTACTTGGGCCTGCTGCGCCGCCCGGAGTGGCGCGATCCGCGGGCGTACGTCATCCCCAGCAGCCAGGCAGACTTCGCCACGGCCACCAAGTTCGTCAACGCGCTGCTGGAGACCGGGGTGCAGGTGCACCGGGCCACGGCGCAGTTCTCCGCGGGCGGACGGACGTATCCCGCGGGCTCGTTCGTGGTGCAGACGGCGCAGCCGTTCCGCCCGCACGTGCTGGACATGTTCGAGCCGCAGGACCACCCCAACGACTTCCTGTACGAGGGCGGCCCGCCCATTCCCCCGTACGACAACGCGGGATGGACGCTGGCGTACCAGATGGGCGTGGAGTTCGACCGCATGCTGGAAAGCGTGTCCGGCCCGTTCGTGCAGATCGACGAATGGAACCTGCCCGCGCCGCGCGGGCGTCTGGAGGCGCCGCGGGGCATGCCCGCCGCCTACGTGCTGTCGCCGGCGCAGAACGATGCGTTCACCGCCGTCAATCGCCTGATGGCCGCCGGCATTCCCGTGCGGCGCACTTCCACCGGCAGCTTCTCGGTCCCGGCTCGCGAGTCGCACGCGCTGCTGCAGCGGCTGGCGGACTCATTGGGAATCCGGGTGGAGGCGTCGGGACGCGCGCCGGAGGGCACGCTGCTGAAGCCCGCGCGCATCGGCCTGGTAGACCGCTACGGCGGGCTGATGCCCAGCGGCTGGACGCGGTGGATCCTGGAGCAGTTCCAGTTCCCCCACCAGGTGGTGTTCCCGCCGGAGCTGGACGCTGGCAACCTGAACGCGAAGTACGACGTGCTGGTGTTCGTGGACGGCGCCATCCCCGAGCGGGAGCCGCGCGGCGGCAGCATGGCGGGGATGCCCAGCCCCGACGCGGTGCCGGCGGAGTTCCGCGGGCAGTTGGGGAATGTGACGATCGAGCGGACGGTGCCGCAGTTGCGCGCCTTCATGCAGAACGGGGGCACGGTGCTCACCGTCGGAAGCTCCACGGTGCTGGCGCAGCACCTGGGGCTGCCCATCACCGACTACCTGACCGAGGCCGGGGCTGACGGACAGCCGCGCCACCTGCCGCGTGAGAAGTACTACATCCCCGGCAGCATCCTGCGCGTGAAGGTGGACGCGAGCGCGCCGATCGCCGCGGGGATGCGCGAGCAGGCGGACGTGATGTTCGACGACTCGCCCGTGTTCCGCCTCGGCCCCGGCGCGGAAGCCGCGGGGATCCGCCGGATCGCCTGGTTCGACACGGCGACGCCGCTGCGGAGCGGATGGGCGTGGGGGCAGCAGCACCTGCAGGGCGGCGCGGCCATCGTTTCGGCGCCCGTCGGCCGGGGGATGCTGTACCTGTTCGGGCCGGAGATCGCGTTCCGCGCGCAGCCGCACGGCACGTTCCGGTTCCTGTTCAACGGCCTGATGGCGCCTGCGCAGCCGCCGGCGCGGTAAAAGAGCATCACGCAGAGGGCGCAGAGGGGAACGGAGAGGACGCAGAGGCGCTTGCATGCCCTCTGCGTCCTCTCTGTCTTCTCTGCGTCCTCTGCGTGAGATGCAGTTTCTGGTTTTTCGCGCGGCACGATCCCGCGGCAACGCTGTATAAACATTTGACATCGGCCGGCGCGCAGCGCTACGTTATTCGGTGTCTGTTCGGATTCGGGGAAACGCAGGGACGGGGTGCATGGAAGTCGCCGACAAGCTCGCTATTCTCGCCGACGCCGCGAAGTACGATGCGTCGTGCTCCAGCAGCGGCGCCAAGGGACGCAAGGGCGGGACGAAGGGGCTGGGCTCCACCGAGGGCACCGGCATCTGCCACAGCTACACGCCGGACGGCCGGTGCGTGTCGCTGCTGAAGATCCTGCTCACCAACGTCTGCATCTACGACTGCCAGTACTGCATCAACCGCAGCAGCAGCAGCGTCCGCCGCGCGCGCTTCACGGTGCAGGAAGTGGTAGACCTCACGCTGGACTTCTACCGCCGCAACTACATCGAGGGGCTGTTCCTGAGCTCCGGGATCATCCGCACCCCGGACTACACGATGGAGCAGCTGGTGCTCGTCGCGAAAACGCTGCGGCGCGAGCACGGATTCGCCGGCTACATCCACCTGAAGACCATCCCCGACGCCTCGCCCGAACTGCTGGACGAAGCCGGGCGCTGGGCCGACCGCCTGAGCATCAACGTCGAGCTGCCCACGCAGGAGAACCTCGACCGGCTGGCCCCCGAAAAGAAGCTGGTGCAGATCACCGGGGCCATGTCGCACCTGCGCGACCGCATCGACCAGGCGAAGGGTGACGCGGGGCCCCGGCGCTCGCTTCCCGTGTTCGCCCCCGCCGGGCAGAGCACGCAGATGATCGTGGGCGCCACGGACGCGACCGACGCCGCCATCCTGTCCACCGCATCGGCGCTGTACGAAGGGCCCAAGCTGCGGCGCGTGTACTACTCGGGGTTTTCGCCCATCCCCGACGCCGCGTCCGCGCTGCCCGTCGTCCCCACGCCGCTCATCCGCGAGCACCGGCTTTACCAGGCCGATTGGCTGATGCGGTTCTACGGCTTCGGCGCCGACGAGCTGACCACGCGCGAGGCACCCAACCTGGATCTTTCGATGGATCCCAAGGTCTCGTGGGCCCTCCGCAACCGCGAGCGCTTTCCCGTGGACGTGAACCGCGCCCCCAGGGAAGACCTGCTGCGCATCCCCGGCCTGGGCGCCCGAAACGTCAAGCGCATCCTGGCCTCGCGGCGGTGGATGAGCATCCGCATCGACGACCTGCGCCGGCTGGGCATTCCGCTGCGCCGCTCGCTTCCTTTCATCATCACCGCCGACCACCGCCCGACG
Proteins encoded in this window:
- a CDS encoding immunoglobulin-like domain-containing protein, with the protein product MKKMLALLLVLVCGGCANGLLPQEDADATLRTDRSKYAAGEAATLELANTSDGSVGYNLCFSQLERFSSTGWTPAEGTGTTCLGILLSLKPGERATGQLPLPADLRAGTYRVSTRIEESDGDAERVSTEPFTVR
- a CDS encoding DUF72 domain-containing protein — protein: MIRYGPAGFQYKDWEGVVYPAPKPKGFDPLRYLAGYFDTVEINSSFYGPPRATTVQSWVRRVEEFPDFRFTLKLHQRFTHQRTAAWTATEVDEVRAGFDPMMESGRLGAVLLQFPWSFRRTDENREWLNDVTTTFAGYPLVLEVRHATWNTPEFFRGLMERGIGFVNIDQPLFHDSIKPTAHVTSPVGYVRVHGRNYKDWFREKAGRDERYDYLYTAEELQPWATRTAEIAAEAPTEDVFVVTNNHFRGKAVANALMLQSMVEQKKVPAPPSLLDEYREVMEPYTDPVDLSAATAG
- a CDS encoding putative DNA modification/repair radical SAM protein, producing the protein MEVADKLAILADAAKYDASCSSSGAKGRKGGTKGLGSTEGTGICHSYTPDGRCVSLLKILLTNVCIYDCQYCINRSSSSVRRARFTVQEVVDLTLDFYRRNYIEGLFLSSGIIRTPDYTMEQLVLVAKTLRREHGFAGYIHLKTIPDASPELLDEAGRWADRLSINVELPTQENLDRLAPEKKLVQITGAMSHLRDRIDQAKGDAGPRRSLPVFAPAGQSTQMIVGATDATDAAILSTASALYEGPKLRRVYYSGFSPIPDAASALPVVPTPLIREHRLYQADWLMRFYGFGADELTTREAPNLDLSMDPKVSWALRNRERFPVDVNRAPREDLLRIPGLGARNVKRILASRRWMSIRIDDLRRLGIPLRRSLPFIITADHRPTLLGPDSLDLRDRIAPKAAQVDLFESAVAATHGEL
- a CDS encoding SPFH domain-containing protein produces the protein MALFDFIKTELIDIVEWLDQTGDTMVYRFQRHDNEIKNGAQLIVRPGQAAVFVDQGEIADVFPPGRYELTTENLPVLSTLRGWKYGFNSPFKAEVYFVATKVFTDLKWGTKNPIMLRDPEFGPVRLRAFGTYAVRVSEPAKFIAQIVGTNGVFTTDGISDQVRNFMVSRFTEALGEGKIPALDLAANFSELGQAVKTVIGPEVGEYGLEVTTFLVENISLPEEVEKALDKRTSMGVIGNLGAYSQFQAANAMEQAAKNPGGGAGEGMGLGLGFGMAQQMANAFNQNPAGAATAGGPPPLPGAAQFYVALGGTQAGPFGMDALRGHVAGGQLTPDTLVWQQGMAAWTPASQVEALRPLFGAGPPPLPTA
- a CDS encoding GNAT family N-acetyltransferase, translated to MDIRIRPPADADLPALAALMADLGYPASPEQLRARLARIHGNHEYATLVAEVDGEVVGMIGLQRGWAYEHDRPVVRILALVVSEVMRGRGVGARLVDEAEEWADERGAYAVHLTTSLHRDEAHRFYERMGFERTGWRYVRRMD
- a CDS encoding AAA family ATPase, whose amino-acid sequence is MAVTNIWNILNLRESPFFQDPLDPSTGGHYPVSLFVGRKREADHILRGLGGAPHSRHAVQGPPGVGKTTLVQYVKAAAAESGWLAESEAIPVTSAATAEDLLLKVLGSVHDALGARDKTLLNLDAMQDVRQLLDVERARSYSVTVSLPGVGGVGSGAGPHRFTGPGALAVQPARLLRDLSAIAHDHLQAPGILIHLDNLENVAEPDQARAAQIIRDLRDSALMHAGFHYILVGTDDAIRTIISSQEQLRSVFSNPGSLQPLGEDELYELLERRYEYLAVSDERPHGIAVTREAVGRLYRLFQGNLRGTLHALDEAAKVLVGRGEDPTAPMDFERMVPVLRTIYQAKLQSDLTQTQADHLRRIASQGVDASLTQAEAGRMLSLNATSTSSLFSDLQRKGYLVETSTLPTGRRGRPRQQYVLTGPSRLALDAAATETAL
- a CDS encoding M14 metallopeptidase family protein; its protein translation is MLASARAEAQQRLTSPEQHFGHAIGADYVLPNYQALTAYWRKLDAESDRMTMVDIGRTAEGRTQLMAIVTSPQNHRTLERYREISRTLAMGRADSATAARLAAEGKAVVWIDGGLHANEVLGAQQLMETLWQFVSRDDAETRRILDDVIILFVHANPDGMDLVSDWYMRNPNREARSTGNIPRLYQKYIGHDNNRDFYASTQPETENMNRVMYREWFPQIVYNHHQTGPTGTVMFAPPFRDPFNYVYDPLIATGIDMVGSAMHNRFIAERKPGVTTRRGANYSTWWNGGLRTTTYFHNMIGLLTETIGNPTPMDIPFVPSRQLPSTDLVSPIAPQRWHFRQSIDYSVTANYAVLDYASRYRPTLLMNFWRMGRNSIERGSTDSWTTYPRRVDSVRAVIASERQGQRNDGTGVMSAGGLFQGAPNAQESARYLGLLRRPEWRDPRAYVIPSSQADFATATKFVNALLETGVQVHRATAQFSAGGRTYPAGSFVVQTAQPFRPHVLDMFEPQDHPNDFLYEGGPPIPPYDNAGWTLAYQMGVEFDRMLESVSGPFVQIDEWNLPAPRGRLEAPRGMPAAYVLSPAQNDAFTAVNRLMAAGIPVRRTSTGSFSVPARESHALLQRLADSLGIRVEASGRAPEGTLLKPARIGLVDRYGGLMPSGWTRWILEQFQFPHQVVFPPELDAGNLNAKYDVLVFVDGAIPEREPRGGSMAGMPSPDAVPAEFRGQLGNVTIERTVPQLRAFMQNGGTVLTVGSSTVLAQHLGLPITDYLTEAGADGQPRHLPREKYYIPGSILRVKVDASAPIAAGMREQADVMFDDSPVFRLGPGAEAAGIRRIAWFDTATPLRSGWAWGQQHLQGGAAIVSAPVGRGMLYLFGPEIAFRAQPHGTFRFLFNGLMAPAQPPAR